Proteins from a genomic interval of Rubinisphaera italica:
- the glpK gene encoding glycerol kinase GlpK, giving the protein MSQYILALDQGTTSSRAILFDHDGRAVGTEQQEYRQIYPAPGQVEHNPADIWESQLTVAKRVLRRSRISAEQVAAIGITNQRETTLLWEKETGKPVGNAIVWQSRVSSGICQRLKEAGVGDRLREITGLLIDPYFSGTKLTWLFENVEGLRSRAERGEILFGTVDSYLIWKLTGGRKHVTDISNASRTLLFDIHQQEWSPEMLEMLNIPAAILPEVVDSSGLIAETDPEIFGKSIPIAGAAGDQQAATFGQICYEPGMAKNTYGTGCFMLMNIGSKPRLSENGLLTTIGWRINGQTTYCLEGAIFIAGAAIQWLRDGLEIIAHASESEAMATSVEDTHGVYFVPAFVGLGAPYWDAEARGLAIGLTRGTTKAHLVRAALESIAYQTRDVLDAMNRDSGIRLAELRVDGGATSNNFLMQFQADLLQTSVHRPVILETTAMGAAYLAGLGIGFWESQAELTKKWVIDQAFEPAMTSDEVDKLYRGWTRAVERSRGWESS; this is encoded by the coding sequence ATGTCCCAATATATTCTTGCACTCGATCAGGGGACGACTTCGAGTCGGGCGATTTTGTTCGATCATGATGGGCGAGCCGTCGGGACTGAACAGCAGGAGTATCGGCAGATTTACCCGGCTCCCGGTCAGGTCGAACACAATCCGGCTGACATCTGGGAGTCTCAGTTGACGGTCGCGAAAAGAGTGCTCCGTCGTTCAAGGATTTCAGCCGAGCAAGTTGCAGCGATCGGAATTACCAATCAACGTGAAACCACGTTGTTGTGGGAGAAAGAAACAGGCAAACCAGTCGGCAACGCGATTGTCTGGCAAAGTCGAGTTTCCTCGGGAATCTGCCAGCGACTGAAAGAAGCTGGCGTTGGAGATCGACTGCGTGAAATTACAGGGCTGTTAATTGACCCCTATTTTTCCGGCACAAAACTGACCTGGCTGTTCGAGAATGTTGAAGGATTGCGTTCTCGAGCAGAACGCGGAGAAATTCTGTTCGGAACTGTCGATTCCTATCTCATCTGGAAACTAACCGGCGGTCGGAAACATGTGACTGACATCTCCAATGCTTCGCGTACTTTGCTGTTTGATATTCATCAACAGGAATGGAGTCCCGAAATGCTGGAGATGCTCAACATCCCGGCTGCCATCTTGCCTGAGGTTGTCGATTCGAGTGGCCTGATTGCCGAGACAGATCCTGAGATTTTTGGAAAGTCGATTCCGATCGCCGGAGCGGCAGGAGATCAGCAGGCGGCTACGTTTGGCCAGATCTGTTATGAGCCGGGCATGGCAAAGAACACTTACGGCACCGGCTGTTTTATGCTGATGAACATCGGATCGAAGCCGCGACTCTCTGAAAATGGTTTGCTTACGACAATCGGCTGGCGAATCAATGGACAGACAACCTATTGTCTGGAAGGAGCGATTTTCATAGCCGGAGCCGCGATTCAATGGTTGCGGGATGGCTTGGAAATCATCGCTCACGCGAGCGAGTCGGAAGCGATGGCAACCTCTGTTGAAGATACGCATGGAGTTTACTTTGTGCCGGCGTTTGTTGGGCTGGGCGCTCCTTACTGGGATGCCGAGGCACGTGGATTAGCAATTGGATTAACCCGAGGGACGACAAAAGCTCATCTGGTTCGGGCGGCTTTGGAGTCGATTGCCTATCAGACGCGGGATGTCCTCGATGCGATGAATCGGGATTCGGGAATTCGACTGGCCGAGCTTCGCGTCGATGGAGGAGCGACCAGTAACAACTTTTTGATGCAGTTTCAGGCTGACCTTCTGCAAACGTCGGTTCATCGACCTGTCATTCTGGAAACAACGGCTATGGGAGCCGCTTATCTGGCAGGACTGGGAATTGGTTTCTGGGAAAGCCAGGCGGAATTAACTAAAAAATGGGTCATCGATCAGGCTTTTGAACCAGCGATGACATCAGATGAAGTCGATAAACTCTATCGAGGTTGGACCCGAGCGGTGGAACGTTCACGGGGTTGGGAAAGTTCCTGA
- a CDS encoding HD domain-containing phosphohydrolase translates to MRDEFTKFARSGSLPEPLAGIPIWEKFLENSLQAKSGCRVRETKLGQSPQAREQAFLKRLSGTARITLQKSAISTQAHRLQRQTLDLIQLRRRLIPDTSPAWQSIEVFLAAAQLHQALDILLSDVETLLELHNRVDNLFNATDELLSALSSGKSVGFVRVQTLVQSVINAAADSTIDQKLWLTLCSSIADYELNTTPSVRRLPLANALQASYLCAKLVRTETLKVKTEPLIAAALLKDTAFWHPQLSDHIIRKGHHSEWSAALTGNIKRYGPGLSRMIRQHHECLDGTGIPFGVRASDLHAEDRILGLITRWTELFQHQLKTRTSMMNTDQWTEDLQVCDDALKQEAKQNRWDIEWLKCLQIVLEIQPKPTEEIADPLVSGRNLNGWKVPQPKFMKHRFPILGNKSTSNVNAKLSSD, encoded by the coding sequence ATGCGAGATGAATTCACAAAATTCGCAAGAAGTGGATCTCTGCCCGAACCACTGGCTGGAATTCCAATCTGGGAAAAATTCCTGGAGAATTCCCTTCAGGCGAAATCGGGTTGCCGGGTGCGAGAAACAAAACTGGGGCAGTCTCCGCAAGCTCGGGAGCAGGCCTTTCTCAAGCGACTTTCTGGGACTGCTCGAATTACTCTTCAGAAATCTGCGATTTCCACACAAGCCCATCGACTGCAAAGACAGACACTCGATCTGATTCAACTTCGCCGTCGGCTCATTCCCGATACTTCCCCAGCTTGGCAATCGATCGAAGTGTTTCTGGCAGCCGCCCAACTTCATCAGGCTCTTGACATTTTGCTGAGTGATGTCGAGACGTTACTGGAATTACATAACCGTGTGGACAATTTGTTTAACGCGACCGATGAACTTCTCTCTGCTCTCTCATCCGGGAAAAGTGTCGGATTTGTGCGGGTTCAGACTCTCGTGCAATCGGTCATCAATGCAGCCGCAGATTCAACAATTGATCAGAAACTCTGGTTAACGCTCTGCAGTTCCATCGCTGATTATGAATTGAATACGACTCCATCAGTGCGTCGATTGCCGCTCGCGAATGCTCTGCAAGCATCGTATCTCTGTGCGAAGTTAGTTCGCACAGAAACGTTAAAAGTCAAAACAGAGCCTTTAATTGCGGCTGCCCTCTTGAAAGATACCGCATTCTGGCATCCTCAACTCTCAGATCACATTATACGGAAAGGTCATCATTCCGAATGGTCAGCTGCCCTCACGGGGAATATCAAACGCTATGGTCCTGGTCTGTCTCGAATGATACGACAACACCACGAATGTCTTGATGGAACCGGAATCCCGTTTGGAGTTCGTGCATCGGATTTGCATGCTGAAGATCGTATTCTCGGGTTGATCACTCGCTGGACGGAACTGTTTCAGCACCAACTCAAAACCCGCACTTCCATGATGAACACCGATCAGTGGACAGAAGACTTACAGGTTTGTGATGATGCTTTAAAACAGGAAGCAAAACAAAATCGCTGGGATATTGAGTGGTTGAAATGTCTCCAGATAGTTTTAGAAATCCAACCTAAACCGACCGAAGAGATTGCAGATCCGCTCGTTTCTGGTCGAAATTTGAATGGCTGGAAAGTTCCTCAGCCAAAATTCATGAAACATCGATTCCCGATCCTGGGAAACAAATCGACTTCAAATGTAAATGCAAAACTGTCTTCGGACTAA
- the ispD gene encoding 2-C-methyl-D-erythritol 4-phosphate cytidylyltransferase: protein MSSKFGVILPAAGKSSRFSKNQRKKPFVDLKGRAIWLRAVEHFVNRNDVAKTVVVISPEDREYFTTKFQPNLAFMDIEVVDGGAERADSVLNGLAHMGDDIDFVAVHDAARPLLTKKWVDRVFAAAAENDAAILGIPVTSTMKRVNNGRIEETVPRDQMWLAQTPQVFRKDLLQKAYDQRGDFQPTDEAQLVERLGVPVHIVEGSAMNLKVTTADDFSMAEALVDHLPKESLPKTLHPFSDEPSGLF from the coding sequence ATGTCCAGCAAATTTGGAGTCATTCTTCCCGCAGCCGGGAAAAGCAGCCGATTTTCAAAAAACCAGCGAAAGAAGCCCTTCGTCGATCTGAAAGGTCGCGCGATCTGGCTGAGAGCGGTTGAGCATTTTGTAAATCGCAATGATGTTGCCAAAACGGTTGTGGTGATCTCTCCGGAAGATCGGGAATACTTCACAACCAAATTTCAGCCAAACCTGGCCTTCATGGATATCGAAGTTGTCGATGGGGGCGCCGAGCGTGCCGATTCTGTTTTGAATGGCCTGGCTCATATGGGAGATGACATCGATTTTGTCGCCGTGCACGATGCGGCTCGTCCCCTGCTGACGAAGAAATGGGTCGATCGAGTTTTCGCAGCCGCAGCTGAAAATGACGCGGCTATTCTCGGAATTCCCGTCACCAGCACCATGAAACGGGTGAATAACGGTAGGATTGAAGAAACGGTCCCCCGAGATCAAATGTGGCTGGCTCAAACGCCGCAGGTCTTTCGCAAGGATCTTTTGCAGAAAGCCTACGATCAACGAGGCGATTTCCAGCCGACTGATGAAGCTCAACTCGTCGAACGTCTGGGAGTTCCCGTCCATATTGTCGAAGGCTCGGCAATGAACCTCAAGGTCACGACCGCCGATGATTTTAGCATGGCTGAAGCACTCGTCGACCACTTGCCGAAGGAATCCCTCCCAAAAACGTTGCATCCCTTCAGCGATGAACCATCGGGATTGTTTTGA
- the gatB gene encoding Asp-tRNA(Asn)/Glu-tRNA(Gln) amidotransferase subunit GatB yields MNDRRMTAYKLVIGLEVHSQLLTQTKLFSGCINRFNPDAPNTQTDPVTIGLPGTLPVMNRKAFHLAVRTAMALNCEIARHTKWDRKQYFYPDLPKGYQISQYDLPFSNNGYLEVESDLTDDLKRVRINRVHLEEDAGKNMHDESGRGGDSLVDLNRAGTPLLEIVSEPDMNSAFEARRYLEDLRLLLTYLGVSDCNMQEGSLRCDANVNLHIPQEDGSVIATPIVEVKNMNSIRGVEAAIQYESTRQYKHWQKTGETFGDVAKQTRGWDADKSVTFAQRGKEEASDYRYFPDPDLVPVTVSEEFLAKIRADLLEFPQARKKRFQSEFGLSEYDAGVIVDQGVEFAEYFEQVAKTSGDGKQAANWVTQDVQRELNDRGCTLSEFPIDAETLGTLLQRIVAGDLANKGARDVFAALLENEGQQSKPADVDRLIDEKGLKLVTDTGALEGIIDAIIDKNEKVVADVQGGKQQAVGPLIGQVMKELKGADPKTVRQMLIDRILARGN; encoded by the coding sequence ATGAATGATAGACGTATGACGGCTTACAAACTCGTAATCGGACTTGAAGTCCACTCGCAATTGCTCACGCAAACCAAACTTTTCAGTGGATGCATCAATCGGTTCAATCCCGATGCCCCAAATACTCAGACCGATCCCGTGACAATCGGCCTGCCGGGTACGCTGCCTGTGATGAATCGCAAGGCGTTTCATCTGGCTGTTCGCACCGCGATGGCCCTCAATTGCGAAATCGCCCGGCACACCAAGTGGGATCGTAAACAATATTTCTATCCCGATCTTCCTAAGGGATATCAGATCAGTCAGTACGATTTGCCCTTCAGTAATAATGGGTATTTGGAAGTGGAATCGGATTTGACGGACGACTTGAAACGGGTTCGGATTAACCGGGTGCATCTTGAAGAAGATGCCGGGAAGAACATGCACGATGAATCGGGCCGCGGTGGTGACAGTCTGGTCGATTTGAATCGAGCAGGAACACCACTACTCGAAATTGTCTCCGAGCCAGATATGAATTCGGCTTTTGAGGCCCGTCGCTATCTGGAAGATTTGCGATTGTTGCTGACTTATCTCGGCGTTTCCGACTGCAACATGCAGGAGGGGAGTTTGCGGTGCGACGCGAACGTCAACCTGCATATCCCGCAGGAAGATGGTTCGGTGATTGCAACTCCGATTGTGGAAGTCAAAAATATGAACAGCATTCGTGGAGTCGAAGCGGCGATTCAGTATGAGTCGACACGACAGTATAAGCATTGGCAGAAAACAGGTGAGACATTTGGCGATGTTGCCAAGCAGACTCGGGGCTGGGATGCAGATAAATCGGTGACGTTTGCTCAACGTGGAAAAGAAGAAGCCTCCGATTATCGTTACTTTCCCGATCCCGATCTTGTACCCGTCACCGTCAGTGAAGAATTCCTGGCGAAAATCCGAGCCGATCTGCTCGAATTCCCGCAGGCTCGCAAGAAACGATTTCAATCCGAATTCGGACTTTCGGAATACGATGCCGGCGTGATTGTCGATCAGGGTGTCGAATTCGCCGAGTACTTTGAGCAGGTTGCCAAAACCAGTGGTGATGGCAAGCAAGCCGCCAACTGGGTGACGCAGGATGTTCAACGCGAGTTGAACGACCGCGGCTGCACCCTCAGTGAATTCCCAATCGATGCGGAAACTTTGGGAACACTGCTGCAACGAATTGTGGCGGGGGATCTGGCAAACAAAGGCGCACGGGATGTCTTTGCGGCTTTACTTGAAAATGAAGGCCAGCAATCCAAACCGGCTGATGTCGATCGACTTATTGACGAAAAGGGCCTGAAACTCGTTACCGATACAGGAGCACTCGAAGGGATTATCGATGCCATTATCGACAAAAATGAAAAGGTCGTGGCCGATGTGCAGGGCGGTAAACAGCAGGCCGTCGGGCCATTGATTGGTCAGGTGATGAAAGAACTCAAGGGAGCAGATCCGAAAACTGTTCGGCAGATGCTGATCGACCGGATTCTGGCACGTGGGAATTGA
- a CDS encoding 3-hydroxyacyl-ACP dehydratase FabZ family protein, producing MDQEQIKECIPHRDPFLWIDEVLELSENNIHATTYINPDLPVFQGHYPDFPIMPGVLQIEMALQAGAILISRKHALEADKVPVATRINNVKFKHMVRPGDTANVYVEVTERLKDTFYMTGKIVVDGQTCTRLDFAATATDSPG from the coding sequence ATGGATCAAGAACAGATTAAAGAATGTATTCCTCATCGTGACCCGTTTTTGTGGATCGATGAAGTGCTCGAACTGAGCGAAAACAACATTCACGCAACGACTTACATCAATCCTGACCTGCCTGTTTTCCAGGGTCATTACCCCGATTTCCCGATCATGCCAGGGGTTCTTCAAATTGAAATGGCTCTGCAGGCTGGTGCGATCCTGATTTCTCGTAAGCATGCTCTCGAAGCCGATAAGGTTCCTGTCGCGACTCGCATCAACAACGTGAAGTTCAAGCACATGGTTCGCCCCGGAGACACAGCCAATGTCTATGTCGAAGTGACCGAACGACTCAAAGATACCTTTTATATGACCGGGAAAATTGTCGTCGACGGGCAAACCTGCACCCGGCTCGATTTCGCGGCCACTGCGACCGATTCACCTGGGTAA
- a CDS encoding efflux RND transporter permease subunit, producing MTTQPDSSTTDLPAESPSVTIVDTGFWKRTASFLIQWRISLLVFAFVLTALAYPYSQRLQLDRSIESLFALDHPLLLSYQESKSLFGGDEFVMLAWKQDDLLTSESLIEIEAFGKTLGKLDGVNPESTQTLSAVLQPKNIGFIGNLFMRIPTVRESALNFAEGALVGQDRVTTAVVIRLKPEELSSVSRAETLANIRELAASHNPPAYVVGEPVQVHDMFEVVEKDGAILGLVSSLILLAVIFFFFRSLRWMILPLVMVQAALIWTKAFLVISGMRLSMVSSMLNSLVTIIGIATVMHITIYFRELRREQERILALRMTLSTLLPAICWACATTAIGFGALLSSDIVPIRSFGIMMVLGVLFTLLAAFTIIPGGVLLGNFSIDPLKYGWEKWVTGGLLKLLRLVFRIPKTIASLALLLMIFGLIGLSFLRIETDFSKNFRENSPIVQALNFVEANLGGAGNYEVNFPFADVTDPAAIDKLRELSEELKAIEIEGHSALTKVIAYTDGIDFIPSVAGRTLDAKRETLQKMQPEFEPSLFNPEEKRMRILLRALERLPAELKLQMIEEVTQTAQKYFPDAKCTGLYVLLANIILSLLSDQVVSFTLAACGIFIGMTIAFRSWKVGLISLVPNLFPIVILVGTLGWIGSLVNIGTAMIASVSIGLTVDSSIHYLSSYFREKKSGRTHAEALKLTQSQVGLSLVFSNVALICGFSVLTLSEFVPLIYFGVLVSIAMLGGLIGNLILLPLLLTGLYGQKEVLTD from the coding sequence ATGACAACGCAGCCGGATTCTTCAACAACTGATCTCCCGGCTGAAAGTCCGTCGGTTACGATTGTTGATACCGGATTCTGGAAACGGACCGCTTCTTTTCTGATTCAGTGGCGGATCAGCCTGCTGGTCTTTGCATTTGTGCTCACGGCTCTCGCCTATCCATATTCGCAACGATTGCAATTGGATCGTTCCATTGAATCGTTATTTGCACTCGATCATCCATTGCTGCTCAGTTATCAGGAAAGTAAGTCCCTGTTTGGTGGTGATGAATTTGTGATGCTCGCCTGGAAGCAGGACGATCTGCTCACTTCGGAATCTTTGATCGAGATTGAAGCCTTTGGAAAAACTCTTGGGAAGTTGGACGGGGTGAATCCAGAAAGTACGCAAACGCTTTCTGCCGTGCTGCAGCCGAAGAACATTGGCTTCATCGGCAATCTGTTCATGAGAATTCCGACGGTTCGAGAGTCTGCTCTCAATTTTGCAGAGGGGGCATTGGTTGGTCAAGATCGAGTCACAACAGCGGTCGTTATTCGCTTGAAGCCTGAAGAATTAAGCTCCGTTTCGCGGGCCGAAACACTAGCTAACATTCGCGAACTGGCTGCCAGCCATAATCCGCCTGCCTATGTGGTTGGCGAGCCAGTCCAGGTTCACGATATGTTTGAAGTGGTCGAGAAGGATGGAGCCATACTGGGCCTCGTCTCCTCATTAATTTTACTGGCCGTGATTTTCTTTTTCTTTCGCAGTCTGCGCTGGATGATTTTGCCCCTCGTGATGGTGCAGGCCGCTCTCATTTGGACGAAAGCCTTTCTGGTCATTTCCGGTATGCGACTGAGTATGGTCAGTTCAATGCTCAATTCACTGGTCACGATTATCGGCATCGCGACCGTGATGCACATCACGATTTATTTCCGAGAATTGAGGCGGGAACAGGAACGGATTCTCGCTTTGCGAATGACTCTTTCCACACTACTCCCGGCTATCTGCTGGGCTTGTGCGACAACCGCCATTGGATTTGGAGCGTTGTTGTCCAGCGATATTGTGCCAATTCGCAGCTTCGGCATCATGATGGTGCTAGGTGTGCTGTTCACATTACTGGCAGCTTTTACAATTATTCCCGGTGGAGTCCTGCTGGGAAATTTCAGTATCGACCCCCTCAAATATGGCTGGGAAAAATGGGTCACAGGCGGTTTGCTGAAATTGCTCAGGCTGGTGTTTCGCATTCCCAAAACCATTGCCAGTCTGGCATTGTTGCTGATGATATTTGGATTGATCGGCTTGAGTTTTCTGAGGATTGAAACTGACTTCAGCAAAAACTTTCGAGAGAACAGCCCGATTGTGCAGGCACTCAATTTTGTCGAAGCCAATCTCGGAGGAGCAGGAAATTACGAAGTCAATTTCCCATTTGCCGATGTGACCGATCCAGCAGCGATTGACAAATTACGCGAACTCTCTGAGGAACTCAAAGCGATTGAAATTGAGGGGCATTCCGCTTTGACAAAAGTAATCGCCTATACGGATGGCATCGATTTCATTCCTTCGGTAGCGGGTCGAACGCTGGATGCAAAGCGCGAAACACTCCAGAAAATGCAGCCAGAGTTCGAACCGAGTCTGTTCAATCCAGAAGAAAAGCGGATGCGGATTCTATTAAGAGCTCTCGAACGTCTGCCAGCCGAACTCAAATTACAGATGATTGAGGAAGTGACCCAAACCGCACAAAAATATTTTCCAGATGCAAAATGCACAGGACTGTATGTGCTGCTGGCGAATATCATATTGAGTTTGCTGAGTGATCAGGTCGTCAGTTTTACGCTGGCCGCCTGCGGCATCTTTATAGGTATGACGATCGCTTTTCGCAGCTGGAAAGTCGGTTTGATTTCACTAGTGCCGAATCTGTTTCCCATTGTCATTCTCGTCGGCACACTCGGCTGGATTGGCTCCCTGGTCAACATTGGCACGGCTATGATCGCCAGTGTTTCGATTGGATTGACCGTCGATTCGAGTATCCATTATCTCTCGTCCTATTTTCGCGAAAAAAAATCGGGACGAACACATGCAGAGGCACTGAAGTTGACTCAATCACAAGTCGGATTGTCACTCGTGTTCTCAAATGTCGCACTGATCTGTGGGTTTTCGGTACTGACGCTCTCAGAATTTGTACCGCTGATTTACTTTGGTGTGCTCGTCAGTATCGCCATGCTGGGAGGCTTGATCGGCAATCTGATTCTGTTGCCGTTGTTATTGACGGGGCTTTATGGGCAGAAAGAAGTGCTCACGGACTGA